The following proteins are encoded in a genomic region of Egibacteraceae bacterium:
- a CDS encoding TcpE family conjugal transfer membrane protein, with protein MIPLPTYTSVFRLRRRLYAVYDWELPVPVGLFETGVFVAAAGLFALIARVLGVEFGPGTAWFYVVPPLFIAYLARQPVADAKQPLDWAGSHARYLLEPRTVHRLADARGRSAVAVTAEVWLERAHREQRP; from the coding sequence ATGATCCCCCTGCCGACCTACACCTCGGTGTTCCGGCTGCGGCGGCGCCTCTACGCCGTCTACGACTGGGAGCTGCCGGTGCCGGTCGGCCTCTTCGAGACGGGCGTCTTCGTCGCGGCGGCGGGCCTCTTCGCGCTGATCGCCCGGGTGCTCGGTGTGGAGTTCGGCCCGGGAACCGCGTGGTTCTACGTCGTGCCGCCACTGTTCATCGCCTACCTCGCACGCCAGCCGGTCGCCGACGCGAAGCAGCCGCTCGACTGGGCCGGGTCGCACGCGCGCTACCTGCTGGAGCCGCGGACCGTGCACCGCCTCGCCGACGCCCGTGGGCGCTCGGCGGTGGCCGTCACCGCCGAGGTGTGGCTGGAGCGGGCCCACCGGGAGCAGCGACCGTGA